The Methanobrevibacter boviskoreani JH1 genomic interval GTTTAATACGGCCACATCCTGATTTACAAATCCAACATAGGGTTCTATTGGACATTCTAAATTATTTTCCTTTAAGAAGTCTTCCAGTTCATAGGACAATCTTAAAACCTTTTGTTTGATTCTATTGTTATGTTCAAATCTGACCTTCTGGTTGGGATTAATAAACTTGGAGGTTATCGGATTTTCATCGGGAATCAATCTTTTATCACTGTCCTCGCCAAGAAGTGATATTAGTTCTTTAGTTTCATTTTCCTGTTTTATCCTATCTTTGTCTTCCTTTGCATCATACTTTTGTGATACAATGGTATAGATTCCGGTTGGTCCAACCACAACATGGTTTATTCCGTCATTGGATTCTGGAACCTTGACATAATATAGGACATAGAAGTTTTCAGGAAGTGTTAACAGTTTGGAACGGATGATTCTTCCCCTTTTTTCCTTTTCATCAAATGCCCTATTTTTCAGAAGTCCTACTGCAAATATTCCCATTCCTATAAATACAAAGATTAAACTGTAGGTCCTATTGGAACGTATTGTATCAAAAAAACCGAGAACCATTACTAAGGTACCGATTCCGATATAGATGTATGAGTAAGGTTCATTTGTCTCGTTAGGATCAGGTACAAGGTTCTGTTTTTTAATATTATCTAGACTTTCAAGTGTCATATCAGGGTTTAGAATATCACTTGAATAAAAAAAAGAATCATCAGATTGTCTGTAATCTGAATTATTTATAAAAGAATGGTGTTGGTCAATCTGGGGTTTAAAATTATTGTCTTCGTTATTATGGTCCCTATCCCTAATATCCTTAAATTTGGAATTTCCCCAGTCTAGAAAACCTAATCTCTTTTTAGACTTTTCTTCTTTAGGTAATTTTAAATCATCGCCTACAATTTTGGATACATTATAAGACCCGTCAAAAATGTTATTTTTATTTTCAGAATTGTTTAATCTCCTAGACTTAATATCAGAGTTTCTATCTTTATAGGCAGTATTTCTGGAATTATTCACACTTGTGTTTATGTTATTGTAGTAGTTGTTTTCGGTAGTGTTTAAGTTATTATTGGAGTTATATGTGTCTTTTCTATCCTTCATCAGATTATATAACTTGTATCTTTTATCCATGTTTTCCTTGAATGAACCTATTAAATATCCTCTAAGTTCATCATAGTCAAGGGAATCCGGAACCTCTAGTTTCTCAGCCTCAAAACTTTCCTCTTGTCTGGGATAAAGGGAAGGGTGTTTGCTATGTTCAACATTGTCCTCGTAACTTGTATAATTGTTAAGATTCAAATTATCGTTG includes:
- a CDS encoding SprT family zinc-dependent metalloprotease yields the protein MKVVVCKNCGANFQIDDNEDINTYECSICAGDLMYDDDYENIPSNSRTQRFNTDFLEKTYNMVQCEDCGLKYRLDKTDNINDYMCTSCGGRLQYIDKNMEPRNFKEETFSNQLENDIMEEPEDYDDGYIYVDHSNDEVYQNEDDTFYNGFVEDTYYTEDKDQINSNPLDDAIYTDYEENNDNLNLNNYTSYEDNVEHSKHPSLYPRQEESFEAEKLEVPDSLDYDELRGYLIGSFKENMDKRYKLYNLMKDRKDTYNSNNNLNTTENNYYNNINTSVNNSRNTAYKDRNSDIKSRRLNNSENKNNIFDGSYNVSKIVGDDLKLPKEEKSKKRLGFLDWGNSKFKDIRDRDHNNEDNNFKPQIDQHHSFINNSDYRQSDDSFFYSSDILNPDMTLESLDNIKKQNLVPDPNETNEPYSYIYIGIGTLVMVLGFFDTIRSNRTYSLIFVFIGMGIFAVGLLKNRAFDEKEKRGRIIRSKLLTLPENFYVLYYVKVPESNDGINHVVVGPTGIYTIVSQKYDAKEDKDRIKQENETKELISLLGEDSDKRLIPDENPITSKFINPNQKVRFEHNNRIKQKVLRLSYELEDFLKENNLECPIEPYVGFVNQDVAVLNSPLNDEDYFIDELLNKIVNSPVKINLNTVHKCAILLTQYSTKCSN